DNA sequence from the uncultured Fretibacterium sp. genome:
GACGTAGCTCTTGAACCCTTGGAAGACCTTGGGCGTCCCGAAGGCCAGTGTCGCCGCATGGTCCCCCAGTTTGTCCGTCCCCCGCCCTGCGGGCTCCACGCCAACCAGGCGGACCTCCGCATCGTCGAGGAAGGCCGAGAAGAGCCCGATGGCGTTGCTGCCCCCTCCGACGCAGGCGACGGCGTAGTCCGGCAGTCGCCCCTCGCGCTTCAGGAACTGCTCCCGCGCCTCGCGCCCGATGACGCTCTGGAACTCCCGCACGATGGAGGGATACGGGTGCGGCCCGACGGCCGAGCCCAGAAGGTAGAAGGTGTCCGGCTCCTCGACGTAGACGGCCAGTGCCTTGTCCACCGCCTCCTTGAGGGTCTGCTGCCCGTCCGTCACCGCCACGACGCGGGTCCCCATGGCCCGCATCCGCTCGACGTTGGGCCTCTGCCGCTCTATGTCCAGGGCCCCCATGTACACCGTACACTCCATGCCGAAGAGTGCGGCGGCCATGGCCGAGGCCGTACCGTGCATCCCCGCCCCCGTCTCCGCGATGATGCGCTTCGCCCCCATGCGCCTGGCCAGCAGGATCTGCCCGATGCAGTTGTTGATCTTGTGCGCACCGCTGTGGTTCAGGTCCTCCCGTTTCAGGAAGAGCCGTCCCCCACCCA
Encoded proteins:
- the trpB gene encoding tryptophan synthase subunit beta, producing the protein MVTGFFGEYGGQFIPEALEKRLDELDAAFRDAMADTAFHEEYLELLRNYVGRPSALTECRNISKDLGGGRLFLKREDLNHSGAHKINNCIGQILLARRMGAKRIIAETGAGMHGTASAMAAALFGMECTVYMGALDIERQRPNVERMRAMGTRVVAVTDGQQTLKEAVDKALAVYVEEPDTFYLLGSAVGPHPYPSIVREFQSVIGREAREQFLKREGRLPDYAVACVGGGSNAIGLFSAFLDDAEVRLVGVEPAGRGTDKLGDHAATLAFGTPKVFQGFKSYVLTDAAGEAAPVYSISAGLDYPGVGPEHAWLKDTGRARYERVTDEEALSAFRTLCRREGILPALESSHALAWALRLLPTLGRDEMVLVNLSGRGDKDFHSIPEAYKS